The proteins below come from a single Thunnus thynnus chromosome 10, fThuThy2.1, whole genome shotgun sequence genomic window:
- the LOC137191642 gene encoding chemerin-like receptor 1 isoform X1 encodes MTATPSYHTNTTGVSEEIGSSNDNYDNLTRSLNIMSVVIYSLDFVLGVLGNGVVIWVTGFKMKKTVNTVWILNLAVADFLFTAFLPFSVTYTALDFHWPFGNFMCKLDNTVRFLNMFASVYILVVISVDRYVSVVWPVWAQNNRNVRKASCVSLGVWVLGLILSAPCFIFRDLWLSSHDKPIICYDNYAFSNDLNNSSVKQLQLLRLKAMTITRFLLGFVVPFTVIVSCYAVIIHRLRRNRTRASHSSRPFKIIAAVIAAFFLCWAPFYIMTLIELWYQIDKSSRVLELVITIGVPLATSLAYLNSCLNPLLYVFMGRDFKDKVRKSILNVFETAFREEVSRLHTDTKSVDTSQSLDMSILSTQV; translated from the coding sequence ATGACTGCTACACCTTCCTATCACACCAATACAACAGGTGTTAGTGAAGAAATTGGCTCTTCTAATGACAACTATGATAATCTGACAAGGTCTCTCAACATCATGTCTGTCGTTATCTACTCCCTGGATTTCGTTCTGGGTGTGCTCGGAAATGGAGTGGTTATCTGGGTGACTGGGTTCAAGATGAAGAAAACAGTGAACACGGTTTGGATCCTCAACCTtgctgtggctgacttcctcTTCACAGCTTTCCTTCCTTTTAGTGTGACATACACAGCTCTGGATTTCCACTGGCCTTTCGGCAATTTTATGTGCAAACTGGACAACACAGTAAGATTTCTGAACATGTTTGCCAGTGTCTACATTCTGGTGGTGATCAGTGTGGACAGATATGTGTCTGTGGTGTGGCCAGTCTGGGCCCAGAACAACCGAAATGTACGCAAGGCGTCCTGTGTGAGTCTGGGTGTTTGGGTATTGGGTCTGATACTCAGCGCTCCATGCTTCATCTTCAGGGACCTTTGGCTATCATCTCATGATAAACCAATCATATGCTACGACAACTATGCTTTTTCTAATGACCTCAATAACTCATCTGTGAAACAGTTACAACTGCTTCGTTTAAAGGCCATGACCATCACTCGCTTCCTCCTGGGTTTTGTTGTTCCCTTCACTGTTATTGTCTCCTGTTATGCTGTGATAATCCATCGTCTCAGGAGGAACCGTACCAGGGCCAGCCACTCAAGTCGCCCTTTTAAGATCATCGCTGCTGTTATCGCTGCTTTTTTCCTGTGCTGGGCTCCCTTTTACATCATGACTCTAATTGAGTTATGGTATCAGATTGATAAGTCAAGTAGAGTATTAGAACTTGTCATCACTATTGGGGTCCCTTTAGCCACCAGCCTGGCTTATCTTAACAGTTGCCTGAATCCACTGCTGTATGTCTTCATGGGCCGAGATTTCAAGGATAAAGTTCGCAAATCAATCCTGAATGTATTTGAGACTGCTTTCCGGGAGGAGGTTTCCCGTTTGCACACTGACACAAAGTCAGTGGACACCAGTCAGAGTCTTGACATGTCAATTCTAAGTACTCAAGTATAA